A single genomic interval of Macadamia integrifolia cultivar HAES 741 chromosome 6, SCU_Mint_v3, whole genome shotgun sequence harbors:
- the LOC122082214 gene encoding uncharacterized protein LOC122082214, protein MICSVPSAKSDSSWLDRLRSSKGFSVGNDLDLERFLDHNSDHPLSVDVNVSDVIRGNNTDSPNPNFDSAPLDKKSVSEGRKKEVNFGFRGHRKKEDLFNVMSNVLAELFNMGDQGDLERIRGYEKKKSSRKQRYPKICSFSASASVDDGRLPGVVKADGMPAMSPSGTDNNSETEMTQNGGCMKPKEKGKCDSLTLVEEKSQTDLSSYSCVEVTIIDTSCSVWKSEKLLFRKRDVWKVREKKSISGNLNVFRRKREAKESRKKVGGMKKTKLFKSDKKGGGKKKRKLSQTPLSTSKEAGREELTYPSNKVRVPIAIVS, encoded by the coding sequence ATGATCTGTTCTGTTCCGTCCGCCAAATCGGATTCCAGTTGGCTGGACCGGCTGCGGTCTTCTAAAGGTTTTTCCGTTGGCAATGATCTCGATCTTGAACGATTCCTAGACCATAACTCCGATCACCCTCTTTCCGTCGACGTCAATGTTTCTGATGTTATTCGGGGGAACAACACCGACTCCCCCAATCCAAACTTTGATTCTGCACCGTTGGACAAGAAATCAGTCTCcgaagggagaaaaaaagaggtGAATTTTGGCTTCAGGGGGCATCGGAAGAAAGAAGACTTGTTTAACGTGATGAGCAATGTTCTAGCAGAGctcttcaatatgggagaccaggGGGACCTTGAGAGGATTAGAGGatatgagaagaaaaagagctCTCGGAAACAGCGTTACCCAAAAATTTGTTCGTTTTCTGCATCTGCAAGCGTTGACGATGGCCGCTTGCCCGGTGTAGTGAAAGCTGATGGGATGCCAGCAATGTCACCTTCAGGCACCGATAATAACAGTGAAACAGAAATGACTCAAAACGGTGGTTGCATGAAGccaaaggagaaaggaaagTGTGATTCTCTTACACTTGTAGAGGAGAAGTCACAGACAGATCTTTCGTCTTACTCTTGCGTCGAAGTAACAATCATTGACACGAGTTGTTCGGTTTGGAAATCTGAGAAACTGCTTTTCAGGAAGCGGGATGTTTGGAAAGTCCGTGAGAAGAAGTCAATTTCGGGGAATTTGAACGTGTTTAGAAGGAAGAGGGAGGCGAAGGAGTCTCGTAAGAAAGTTGGAGGAATGAAGAAAACAAAGCTTTTCAAGTCTGATAAAAAAGgtggaggaaagaagaaaagaaagctttCTCAAACACCCTTGAGCACATCCAAGGAAGCAGGTCGGGAAGAGCTTACATATCCATCAAACAAAGTAAGAGTCCCTATTGCCATTGTTTCATAA